Proteins encoded together in one Drosophila albomicans strain 15112-1751.03 chromosome 2R, ASM965048v2, whole genome shotgun sequence window:
- the LOC117575857 gene encoding ras GTPase-activating protein-binding protein 2, giving the protein MVMDATQSQQPSPQSVGREFVRQYYTLLNKAPNHLHRFYNNNSSFIHGESTLVVGQREIHNRIQQLNFNDCHAKISQVDAQATLGNGVVVQVTGELSNDGQPMRRFTQTFVLAAQSPKKYYVHNDIFRYQDLYIEDEQDGESRSENDEEHDVQVQVVDQAVQVVGDGVAQQPPQQQQQQMPTQVVLPQPVVSVAATAAGAGAASAAAPQQQQQQIYYPVQAGTAAGRPVAVLPAAPQAAAVPLPAQFSNPPPPIQNGVVSHDELPQQQQQQAPPQALVQANVSPLVQQQPSGPVMSNVGIVQPVPVQAAAAFQHSPLVAQPPPQLLPQQQHQQQQQQATQALQQPLEQEEQINEAPSSHLQQQQQQQQQQKAPTPVDDFKTIHEQQQQEKYEAAKQQQNEPKTYANLFKSTSSSPSGFVNAALQQQQQLQQQQQQQQQNHSNVYSSSAAGGGGGQASYSTTASSSYNNNNNNNSNNTNNNSSSQNNNGNNSRLDNGGPLPQRNNSIRNKEFEQRRPSNAQQFGDNQQLFLGNIPHHASEEELRQLFSRFGSVIELRILSKVGSKVLPGMRSPLNYGFITYDDPEAVQKCLASCPLYFPENSPDGQKLNVEEKKPRLRNDLPPRQPMGGNNMNNMGRNNMRTGGGNNGPRMGGNGGGGASFGQRNDNRSGGGGNQSNGPLRGNGQTSGGGGGNYGRR; this is encoded by the exons ATGGTCATGGATGCGACTCAATCGCAACAGCCTTCGCCGCAGTCGGTGGGACGCGAATTTGTGCGTCAGTATTACACGCTGTTGAACAAGGCGCCCAATCACTTGCATCGcttctacaacaacaactcatcGTTCATCCACGGCGAGTCGACGCTGGTTGTGGGACAGCGCGAGATCCACAATCGCATCCAGCAGCTGAACTTTAACGATTGCCATGCCAAGATCAGTCAGGTCGATGCTCAGGCCACCCTTGGCAATGGTGTTGTTGTCCAGGTCACCGGCGAGCTGTCCAACGATGGCCAACCGATGCGTCGCTTCACCCAAACGTTTGTGCTGGCCGCTCAGTCGCCCAAGAAGTACTATGTCCACAACGACATCTTTCGCTATCAGGATCTGTACATCGAGGACGAGCAGGATGGCGAGTCGCGGTCGGAGAACGACGAGGAGCACGATGTCCAAGTGCAGGTGGTTGATCAAGCCGTCCAGGTTGTAGGCGATGGCGTCGCTCAGCAgccaccacagcagcaacagcagcagatgcCCACCCAGGTGGTGTTGCCACAGCCCGTGGTCTCAGTGGCTGCCACAGCGGCTGGCGCAGGCGCTGCTTCGGCCGCTGctcctcagcagcagcagcagcagatctATTATCCAGTCCAGGCTGGTACCGCAGCTGGACGTCCAGTTGCCGTGCTGCCCGCTGCTCCACAGGCTGCCGCTGTGCCACTGCCGGCGCAGTTCTCCAATCCACCACCACCAATTCAGAATGGCGTTGTCTCCCACGATGAGTTgccccaacagcagcagcagcaggcgccACCACAAGCCCTGGTCCAGGCGAACGTGTCGCCATTggtgcaacagcagcccaGTGGCCCCGTCATGTCCAATGTGGGCATTGTGCAGCCCGTGCCGGTGCAAGCCGCTGCCGCCTTCCAGCACTCGCCTCTGGTGGCACAACCGCCGCcacagttgctgccacagcagcagcatcaacaacagcagcagcaggcaactcAGGCTCTGCAGCAGCCCTTGGAGCAAGAGGAGCAAATCAATGAGGCGCCCAGCAGccacttgcagcagcagcagcaacaacagcagcagcagaaggcaCCGACACCTGTGGACGATTTCAAGACCATccacgagcagcagcagcaggagaagtACGAGGCggcgaagcagcagcagaatgaGCCCAAAACCTATGCCAATCTGTTCaagtcgacgtcgtcgtcgcccaGCGGCTTTGTGAACGCagcgctgcagcagcaacagcagttgcaacaacagcagcagcagcaacaacagaatcACAGCAATGTATATTCCTCGTCTGCggctggcggtggcggtggacAGGCCAGCTACTCGACCACGGCGTCCTCCtcctacaacaacaacaacaacaacaatagcaacaacaccaacaacaacagcagcagccagaacaacaacggcaacaactcGCGTCTGGACAACGGCGGTCCGCTGCCACAGCGCAACAACTCGATTCGCAACAAGG AGTTTGAGCAGCGCCGTCCCAGCAACGCTCAACAGTTTGGCGACAACCAGCAGCTGTTCCTGGGCAATATTCCACACCATGCTTCCGAGGAGGAGCTGCGTCAGCTGTTCTCTCGCTTTGGCTCCGTGATTGAGCTGCGCATTCTCTCCAAGGTTGGCAGCAAAGTGTTACCCGGCATGCGCAGCCCTCTCAACTATGGCTTCATCACCTACGACGATCCCGAGGCAGTGCAAAAGTGCCTGGCCAGTTGC CCCCTGTACTTCCCGGAGAACTCGCCCGATGGCCAGAAGTTGAATGTGGAGGAGAAGAAGCCGCGCTTGCGCAACGATCTGCCACCGCGCCAGCCAATGGGtggcaacaacatgaacaacatGGGACGCAACAACATGCGCACCGGCGGCGGCAACAATGGACCACGCATGGGCGGCAATGGAGGAGGCGGTGCCAGCTTTGGCCAGCGCAACGACAACCgcagcggcggtggcggcaatCAGTCCAATGGACCGCTGCGCGGCAATGGACAAACCAgcggcggtggtggcggtAACTATGGACGTCGTTAA
- the LOC117575859 gene encoding RNA-binding protein squid isoform X2, which translates to MADKEVSMEVNGEDFTKDVTTNDVASSENGDATPATGAAANGSTENAGAASNQRDDDRKLFVGGLSWETTEKELRDHFGKFGDIESINVKTDPQTGRSRGFAFIVFTNTEAIDQVSAAEEHIINSKKVDPKKAKARHGKIFVGGLTTEITDEEIKTYFSQFGNIVEVEMPFDKQKSHRKGFCFITFDSEQVVTDLLKTPKQKISGREVDVKRATPKPENQMMVMRGGARGGMRGGRGGYGRGGYNNQWEGQNSYSGYGGYGGYGSGGFADYYAGGYYNGYDYGYGGGGFNGGGKQRGTGRQPRHQPY; encoded by the exons ATGGCAGACAAAGAAGTCAGTATGGAAGTTAACGGTGAAGACTTCACCAAGGATGTGACCACCAATGATGTGGCGAGCTCTGAAAATGGTGATGCGACTCCCGCTACCGGCGCCGCTGCAAATGGCAGTACCGAAAATGCAGGCGCTGCGAGTAACCAGCGCGATGACGACAg AAAACTGTTTGTTGGCGGTCTCAGTTGGGAAACCACTGAAA AGGAACTTCGCGATCATTTCGGCAAGTTCGGTGATATCGAGAGCATCAATGTGAAGACAGATCCTCAGACAGGAAGGTCGCGAGGCTTTGCCTTCATTGTGTTCACCAACACGGAGGCAATCGATCAAGTTAGCGCCGCCGAGGAGCACATAATCAACAGTAAGAAGGTTGACCCCAAGAAGGCCAAGGCGCGCCATGGCAAGATCTTCGTGGGTGGCCTCACCACAGAGATCACCGATGAGGAGATCAAAACCTACTTCAGTCAGTTTGGCAAC ATTGTTGAGGTGGAGATGCCATTCGACAAGCAAAAGTCACACCGCAAGGGATTCTGCTTCATTACCTTCGATTCGGAGCAGGTGGTCACCGATCTGCTGAAGACACCCAAACAGAAAATCTCCGGCCGGGAAGTTGATGTGAAGCGCGCGACGCCAAAACCTGAGAACCAAATGATGGTCATGCGAGGTGGAGCGCGAGGTGGCATGAGAGGAGGACGTGGTGGATACGGCCGTGGTG GTTATAACAATCAATGGGAAGGCCAGAATTCGTATTCGGGATATGGCGGCTATGGCGGTTATGGTTCCGGTGGTTTTGCCGATTACTATGCCGGTGGCTACTATAATGGATATGACTATGGTTATg GCGGCGGCGGCTTCAACGGCGGCGGCAAGCAGCGTGGCACTGGACGCCAGCCCCGACATCAGCCCTATTAA
- the LOC117575859 gene encoding RNA-binding protein squid isoform X1 translates to MADKEVSMEVNGEDFTKDVTTNDVASSENGDATPATGAAANGSTENAGAASNQRDDDRKLFVGGLSWETTEKELRDHFGKFGDIESINVKTDPQTGRSRGFAFIVFTNTEAIDQVSAAEEHIINSKKVDPKKAKARHGKIFVGGLTTEITDEEIKTYFSQFGNIVEVEMPFDKQKSHRKGFCFITFDSEQVVTDLLKTPKQKISGREVDVKRATPKPENQMMVMRGGARGGMRGGRGGYGRGGYNNQWEGQNSYSGYGGYGGYGSGGFADYYAGGYYNGYDYGYDYGYGGGFDGGFGGGNGYGSGGGGGGGAGGGRGAGGPRGGPKGGGGFNGGGKQRGTGRQPRHQPY, encoded by the exons ATGGCAGACAAAGAAGTCAGTATGGAAGTTAACGGTGAAGACTTCACCAAGGATGTGACCACCAATGATGTGGCGAGCTCTGAAAATGGTGATGCGACTCCCGCTACCGGCGCCGCTGCAAATGGCAGTACCGAAAATGCAGGCGCTGCGAGTAACCAGCGCGATGACGACAg AAAACTGTTTGTTGGCGGTCTCAGTTGGGAAACCACTGAAA AGGAACTTCGCGATCATTTCGGCAAGTTCGGTGATATCGAGAGCATCAATGTGAAGACAGATCCTCAGACAGGAAGGTCGCGAGGCTTTGCCTTCATTGTGTTCACCAACACGGAGGCAATCGATCAAGTTAGCGCCGCCGAGGAGCACATAATCAACAGTAAGAAGGTTGACCCCAAGAAGGCCAAGGCGCGCCATGGCAAGATCTTCGTGGGTGGCCTCACCACAGAGATCACCGATGAGGAGATCAAAACCTACTTCAGTCAGTTTGGCAAC ATTGTTGAGGTGGAGATGCCATTCGACAAGCAAAAGTCACACCGCAAGGGATTCTGCTTCATTACCTTCGATTCGGAGCAGGTGGTCACCGATCTGCTGAAGACACCCAAACAGAAAATCTCCGGCCGGGAAGTTGATGTGAAGCGCGCGACGCCAAAACCTGAGAACCAAATGATGGTCATGCGAGGTGGAGCGCGAGGTGGCATGAGAGGAGGACGTGGTGGATACGGCCGTGGTG GTTATAACAATCAATGGGAAGGCCAGAATTCGTATTCGGGATATGGCGGCTATGGCGGTTATGGTTCCGGTGGTTTTGCCGATTACTATGCCGGTGGCTACTATAATGGATATGACTATGGTTATg ACTACGGTTATGGCGGCGGCTTCGATGGTGGCTTCGGCGGTGGCAATGGCTACGGCAGcggaggcggcggtggcggtggcgctGGTGGCGGGCGCGGTGCCGGCGGACCGCGCGGCGGCCCAAAAG GCGGCGGCGGCTTCAACGGCGGCGGCAAGCAGCGTGGCACTGGACGCCAGCCCCGACATCAGCCCTATTAA